The following proteins are encoded in a genomic region of Candidatus Melainabacteria bacterium RIFOXYA2_FULL_32_9:
- a CDS encoding 4-hydroxybenzoate octaprenyltransferase produces MTTIIKKVKFKILEYFELIKFEHTIFALPFALSGMLLAKPDSWPQINTFLWVIVAMIGGRTAAMALNRVIDADIDKKNPRTANRAIPTGKIKKMSALFLAIFSFGLLIFATWQLPLVCKQLLPVAIAILIVYSYTKRFTNLSHLVLGSALGAAAAGGWIAVSSEITLPVILWGLAIVFWVGGFDIIYAIQDIEFDKTNNLFSIPAWLGIKNSLLIAKIFHSTTVLLLIILGSIYPVGLFYWIGLILTGVLLIYENSLLKEDDLSKINAAFFNVNGYVSISFFIFIFLDKIF; encoded by the coding sequence ATGACTACAATAATAAAAAAAGTTAAATTCAAAATATTAGAATACTTTGAATTAATTAAGTTCGAGCATACCATATTTGCTCTACCTTTTGCCCTATCAGGAATGCTGCTTGCTAAGCCTGATAGTTGGCCTCAAATTAATACTTTTTTATGGGTTATAGTTGCTATGATTGGTGGCAGAACTGCTGCTATGGCATTAAACAGGGTAATTGACGCTGATATTGATAAAAAAAACCCAAGAACAGCAAATAGAGCAATTCCTACTGGAAAAATCAAAAAAATGTCTGCCTTATTTCTTGCAATTTTTTCTTTTGGACTTTTAATATTTGCTACCTGGCAGTTACCTTTAGTATGCAAACAATTATTACCTGTAGCTATAGCAATTTTGATAGTTTATTCATACACTAAAAGATTCACTAATCTCTCACACTTAGTACTAGGATCAGCTTTAGGAGCTGCAGCAGCTGGAGGATGGATAGCTGTAAGCAGCGAAATTACTTTACCAGTTATTTTATGGGGATTAGCAATTGTTTTCTGGGTTGGTGGATTTGATATCATTTACGCTATACAGGATATAGAATTCGATAAAACAAACAATCTCTTCAGTATTCCAGCCTGGCTTGGAATAAAAAACAGTTTGTTAATAGCAAAAATCTTTCATAGCACTACTGTATTATTATTAATAATATTAGGCAGTATCTATCCTGTTGGTTTATTTTACTGGATTGGCTTAATTTTAACAGGTGTTTTATTAATATATGAAAATTCCCTATTAAAAGAAGATGATCTTTCTAAGATTAATGCAGCTTTCTTTAATGTTAATGGTTATGTTAGTATAAGTTTTTTCATCTTTATCTTTCTTGACAAAATCTTTTAA